A single window of Desulfovibrio psychrotolerans DNA harbors:
- a CDS encoding uracil-xanthine permease family protein: MVSDTSTEYSFRLKDSLVGAQMLFVAFGALVLVPLLTGLDPNVALFTAGAGTLLFQVVTKRSVPVFLASSFAFIAPIIYGVQTWGVAGTMCGLAAAGLLYVLLALLIKMQGPQVLERVLPSVVTGPVIMVIGLILAPVAVFMALGKTGDGAIQLIPQGPALFISMASLAATILASLLGRGMLSLVPILLGIVVGYVLSLLFGYVDFSPVRDAPWLAVPSFTFPEWNLEAIIFIVPVAIAPAIEHVGDVLAIGSVTGKKYIDKPGVHRTMMGDGLATTLASMLGGPPNTTYSEVTGAVALTRSFNPGIMTWAAITAIVLAFVGKLGALLQTIPVPVMGGIMILLFGTIVVVGINSLVRAGNDLMEPRNMAIVAIILVFGIGGMAFHAGEFSIKGIGLAGIVGVLLNLLLPRGKKKEIK, translated from the coding sequence ATGGTGTCCGATACGAGTACGGAGTATTCCTTCAGGCTGAAAGACAGCCTTGTGGGCGCGCAGATGTTGTTTGTGGCCTTTGGCGCGCTTGTTCTGGTGCCGCTGCTGACAGGGCTTGATCCTAACGTGGCACTCTTTACCGCCGGGGCAGGCACGCTGCTGTTTCAGGTTGTCACCAAACGCAGTGTTCCCGTGTTTCTGGCATCCTCTTTTGCTTTCATCGCGCCCATCATCTACGGGGTGCAGACTTGGGGTGTGGCAGGAACTATGTGCGGGCTTGCTGCCGCCGGCCTGCTGTACGTTCTGCTGGCATTGCTCATCAAGATGCAGGGGCCGCAGGTGCTGGAACGCGTGCTGCCCAGCGTGGTCACAGGACCGGTGATTATGGTTATCGGCCTTATTCTGGCGCCGGTGGCCGTGTTCATGGCTCTGGGTAAAACGGGCGACGGAGCCATACAGCTTATCCCGCAGGGACCTGCTCTGTTCATCTCCATGGCATCTCTTGCCGCCACCATCCTTGCCTCCCTGCTGGGAAGGGGCATGCTATCGCTGGTGCCCATTCTTCTGGGGATAGTGGTGGGGTACGTGCTTTCGCTCCTGTTCGGCTATGTGGACTTCTCTCCCGTCCGGGACGCTCCGTGGCTGGCCGTTCCTTCATTCACCTTCCCGGAATGGAATCTTGAGGCCATTATCTTTATTGTTCCCGTGGCCATTGCTCCTGCCATAGAGCATGTGGGCGATGTGCTGGCCATAGGGTCTGTGACGGGTAAGAAGTATATTGATAAGCCCGGAGTACACCGCACCATGATGGGGGACGGACTCGCCACCACACTCGCCTCCATGCTGGGCGGTCCCCCCAACACCACGTATTCCGAAGTAACTGGAGCCGTTGCACTGACCCGTTCGTTCAACCCCGGCATCATGACCTGGGCAGCCATCACCGCCATAGTGCTGGCTTTTGTCGGCAAGCTGGGGGCACTGCTGCAGACCATTCCGGTGCCGGTTATGGGTGGCATCATGATCCTGCTTTTTGGTACCATCGTCGTTGTGGGTATTAATTCGCTGGTGCGGGCAGGCAATGACCTCATGGAACCCCGCAACATGGCCATTGTTGCGATTATTCTGGTATTCGGCATAGGTGGCATGGCCTTTCATGCCGGTGAGTTCTCCATCAAGGGAATCGGCCTTGCCGGTATAGTGGGGGTTCTGCTTAACCTGCTGCTGCCCAGAGGAAAGAAAAAAGAAATCAAATAG
- the upp gene encoding uracil phosphoribosyltransferase: protein MAVYVVDHPLVKHKLGRLREVDVTVSEFRALSNEICRLLTYEATKKLTVEPKVIQGWAGPVTVEQIKGKKATVVPILRAGLGMLDGLLDMIPGAKVSVVGMFRNEETLEPVEYYVKLAKNIDERTAIIIDPMLATGGTLIATINLLKKAGCKSIVGLFLVAAPEGIERVIKAHPDVDIYTAAIDERLNEHGYILPGLGDAGDKIFGTK from the coding sequence GTGGCTGTTTACGTGGTTGACCATCCGTTGGTCAAACATAAACTCGGGCGTCTGCGTGAAGTTGACGTCACTGTGTCAGAGTTTCGCGCACTTTCCAATGAAATCTGCAGGCTTCTTACCTACGAAGCCACCAAGAAGCTCACCGTCGAGCCTAAAGTCATCCAAGGCTGGGCCGGACCTGTCACTGTTGAGCAGATAAAGGGAAAAAAGGCAACCGTCGTTCCCATTCTGCGCGCCGGTCTGGGCATGCTGGACGGGTTGCTGGACATGATCCCCGGTGCCAAGGTCAGCGTTGTGGGCATGTTCCGCAATGAAGAAACCCTTGAGCCCGTGGAATACTATGTCAAGCTGGCCAAAAACATCGACGAGCGCACCGCCATTATCATCGATCCCATGCTGGCAACGGGGGGCACCCTCATAGCCACCATCAACCTGCTGAAAAAGGCCGGTTGCAAGAGCATTGTTGGCCTGTTCCTTGTGGCGGCACCGGAAGGCATCGAGCGCGTCATCAAAGCGCATCCCGATGTGGATATCTATACCGCAGCCATTGACGAGCGACTTAATGAGCACGGGTATATTCTTCCCGGTCTGGGCGATGCGGGCGACAAGATTTTCGGGACCAAGTAG